In Priestia megaterium NBRC 15308 = ATCC 14581, the following proteins share a genomic window:
- a CDS encoding 2-isopropylmalate synthase, which translates to MQKIKLFDTTLRDGEQSPGVNLNLQEKLEIAKQLERLGIDIIEAGFPASSKGDFQSVKEIASIVKNSSVTGLARSVTKDIDIAWEALKESAEPRLHVFIATSEIHMQHKLKKTPDEVLETAVEMVKYASEKFPVVQWSAEDACRTDLPFLARIVEAVIDAGAKVVNIPDTVGFITPGDYQSVFNYLKEHVSNIHKVDLSAHCHDDLGLAVANSMAAIEAGATQIEGTINGIGERAGNAALEEVALALHVRQDFYQASTGLILPEIKRTSDIISKLTGMNIAPNKAIVGKNAFAHESGIHQDGVLKNPLTYEIISPELVGVKQNPIVLGKHSGRHAFRTRLVELGFTLEDTEANVLFEKFKDLADKKKDITDDDLLALVIQKQVSKESEYKLESLQVQYGTNNIPTATITLRKENGEEIQEAATGSGSVEAIYNTLQRCVEQDVKLLDYRIQSINGGPDALAEVFVKVESEGTEASGRGVAFDVLESSAKAYLNAINRLIAIQQHRTKQEVM; encoded by the coding sequence GTGCAAAAAATTAAACTATTTGACACGACGCTACGCGATGGTGAACAGTCACCTGGAGTCAATTTGAACCTACAAGAAAAGCTTGAAATTGCTAAGCAGTTAGAGCGATTAGGTATCGACATCATTGAAGCCGGATTTCCCGCTTCTTCAAAAGGTGATTTTCAATCCGTAAAAGAAATTGCGTCTATTGTCAAAAATTCTTCTGTAACAGGTCTTGCAAGGTCTGTTACAAAAGATATTGACATTGCATGGGAAGCGTTAAAAGAAAGTGCAGAACCAAGACTGCATGTTTTTATCGCTACTTCCGAAATTCATATGCAGCATAAATTGAAAAAAACACCTGATGAAGTACTTGAAACAGCAGTGGAAATGGTGAAATACGCAAGTGAAAAATTCCCAGTTGTTCAATGGTCTGCTGAAGATGCATGTCGAACAGATTTACCGTTTTTAGCTAGAATTGTAGAAGCAGTTATTGATGCTGGTGCAAAAGTCGTTAATATTCCAGATACAGTAGGATTTATCACTCCTGGTGACTATCAATCAGTATTTAATTACTTAAAAGAACATGTGTCAAATATTCATAAAGTTGATTTGTCAGCTCACTGTCACGATGACTTAGGGCTAGCTGTGGCCAATTCAATGGCTGCGATTGAAGCAGGAGCTACTCAAATTGAAGGAACGATTAACGGAATCGGAGAACGTGCGGGTAACGCAGCTCTTGAAGAAGTAGCACTTGCGCTTCATGTCCGTCAAGATTTCTATCAAGCGAGCACAGGTCTTATCTTGCCTGAAATCAAGCGTACGAGTGACATTATCAGTAAGCTTACCGGGATGAATATTGCACCAAATAAAGCAATTGTCGGAAAAAATGCTTTTGCTCATGAATCAGGTATTCACCAAGATGGCGTCTTAAAAAATCCGTTAACATATGAGATTATTTCCCCAGAACTTGTGGGTGTTAAACAAAATCCAATTGTGCTTGGTAAACACTCAGGCCGTCATGCGTTCCGTACACGCTTAGTAGAGCTTGGATTCACATTGGAAGATACAGAAGCAAACGTGCTTTTTGAGAAGTTTAAAGACTTAGCAGATAAGAAAAAAGACATTACCGATGATGATTTATTGGCATTAGTCATTCAAAAGCAAGTTAGCAAAGAAAGTGAATATAAGCTTGAAAGTCTGCAAGTTCAGTATGGTACGAACAATATTCCAACGGCTACGATTACGCTTCGCAAAGAAAATGGCGAAGAGATTCAAGAAGCAGCTACCGGATCTGGAAGCGTGGAAGCTATCTATAATACGCTGCAGCGCTGTGTTGAACAAGATGTAAAACTATTAGACTATCGTATTCAGTCTATTAACGGTGGGCCGGATGCACTGGCTGAAGTATTTGTGAAGGTTGAAAGTGAAGGAACTGAAGCAAGCGGACGCGGAGTAGCATTTGACGTATTAGAATCGTCAGCGAAAGCATATCTGAACGCCATTAATCGTTTAATCGCTATTCAGCAGCATCGTACAAAGCAAGAAGTAATGTGA
- the leuB gene encoding 3-isopropylmalate dehydrogenase, with amino-acid sequence MTKKVAVLPGDGVGTEVTKGAVAVLKAIGERFDHQFEFTYGLIGGAAIDEAGTPLPESTIETCKQADAVLLGSVGGPKWDRNPSHLRPEKGLLAIRKELDLYANLRPVTFYDSLADASPLKKEYIEGVDFIIVRELTGGLYFGKPSERRTEGNEETVVDTLFYKRTEIERIIRQAFDTAVNRRKKVTSVDKANVLESSRVWREVAEEVAKDYPDVELEHMLVDSAAMQLIRNPKYFDVVVTENMFGDILSDEASMLTGSLGMLPSASLTADGPSLYEPVHGSAPDIAGQNKANPIAAILSAAMLLRHSFGLEKEAAVIEQAVESVLHAGHRTADLADGNHYLGTDKMVEAITAVIANDSAISSIMTAYS; translated from the coding sequence ATGACAAAAAAAGTCGCTGTATTACCGGGTGACGGCGTAGGAACAGAAGTAACCAAAGGCGCTGTTGCCGTTTTAAAAGCAATTGGAGAGCGCTTTGATCATCAATTTGAGTTTACGTATGGACTAATTGGCGGAGCTGCAATTGATGAAGCGGGCACACCTCTTCCAGAAAGTACAATTGAGACTTGTAAGCAGGCGGATGCTGTATTACTTGGATCGGTGGGAGGGCCAAAATGGGATCGTAACCCTTCACATTTGCGACCGGAAAAAGGTTTGCTAGCTATTCGAAAAGAACTGGATTTATATGCTAATCTTCGTCCAGTGACGTTTTATGATAGCTTAGCGGATGCCTCTCCTCTGAAAAAAGAATACATTGAAGGTGTTGACTTCATTATCGTCCGTGAGCTAACAGGAGGCTTATATTTTGGTAAGCCTAGCGAGCGCCGAACAGAAGGAAATGAAGAAACAGTTGTCGACACATTATTTTATAAGCGTACAGAAATAGAAAGAATTATTCGCCAAGCATTTGACACGGCTGTAAATCGACGTAAAAAAGTAACGTCTGTTGATAAAGCGAATGTGCTTGAGTCTAGTAGAGTGTGGCGTGAAGTAGCTGAAGAAGTAGCAAAAGACTACCCGGATGTAGAGCTTGAGCATATGCTTGTAGATTCAGCTGCTATGCAGTTAATTCGTAATCCGAAGTATTTTGATGTAGTGGTAACTGAAAATATGTTTGGTGATATTTTGAGTGATGAGGCTTCTATGCTGACAGGATCGTTAGGAATGTTGCCATCTGCGAGCTTAACGGCTGATGGTCCGTCTCTATACGAACCGGTTCACGGTTCTGCACCAGATATTGCTGGTCAAAACAAAGCTAATCCGATTGCCGCTATTTTATCTGCAGCAATGTTGCTTAGACATTCGTTTGGATTAGAAAAAGAAGCAGCAGTGATTGAACAAGCGGTTGAAAGTGTATTACATGCAGGTCATCGAACAGCTGACTTAGCAGACGGTAATCATTATTTAGGTACCGATAAAATGGTGGAGGCGATAACTGCGGTAATTGCCAATGATTCTGCCATTTCAAGCATTATGACAGCTTACAGTTAA
- the leuC gene encoding 3-isopropylmalate dehydratase large subunit, producing the protein MKPKTIIDKLWEQHVVRREEGKPDLLYIDLHLIHEVTSPQAFEGLRVANRQVKRPDLTFATMDHNIPTVDRFNIKDPIAKKQVDKLSENCHEFGVKLLDLTSEEQGIVHIIGPELGLTQPGKTIVCGDSHTSTHGAFGALAFGIGTSEVEHVLATQTLWQAKPKTLQVKVNGKKQPGVYAKDIVLAIIQKFGVNFGTGSIVEFTGECIRDLSMEERMTICNMSIEAGAKAGLISPDDVTFSYIKGRQYAPKGEQFEKAVEAWAALATDEGATYDETLEIDADTIEPVVTWGTNPAMSSYVSKQVPTLEECKTEAERKSLSRALEYMGLQPGMAIEEIPVQHVFIGSCTNARLSDLRDVAAFIKGKKVSPDVRAIIVPGSQKVKRVAEEEGLSAIFIEAGFDWRDSGCSMCLGMNSDLVPQGEHCASTSNRNFEGRQGKGARTHLVSPVMAAAAAVYGHFVDVRKLQEQAVR; encoded by the coding sequence ATGAAACCAAAAACAATTATTGATAAGCTTTGGGAACAACATGTTGTACGTCGAGAAGAGGGGAAGCCGGACTTATTATATATCGATCTTCATCTTATTCATGAAGTAACGTCTCCTCAAGCATTTGAAGGTCTTCGCGTGGCAAATCGCCAAGTGAAGCGTCCAGACTTAACGTTTGCTACAATGGATCACAACATTCCAACAGTTGACCGTTTTAATATTAAAGATCCGATTGCAAAGAAACAAGTAGACAAACTATCTGAAAACTGTCATGAGTTTGGTGTGAAGCTTTTAGATTTAACAAGTGAAGAGCAAGGAATTGTGCATATCATTGGACCGGAATTAGGATTAACTCAGCCTGGAAAAACCATTGTGTGCGGAGATAGTCATACATCTACTCACGGTGCATTTGGAGCGCTTGCTTTTGGGATAGGAACTAGTGAGGTAGAGCATGTTTTAGCAACACAAACGCTATGGCAAGCGAAACCAAAAACGCTACAAGTGAAAGTGAATGGCAAAAAGCAGCCTGGCGTTTATGCTAAGGACATTGTGTTAGCAATAATTCAAAAATTCGGTGTGAATTTTGGAACGGGTTCAATCGTGGAATTTACGGGCGAATGTATTCGCGATCTTTCAATGGAAGAGCGCATGACCATTTGTAATATGTCTATTGAAGCCGGTGCAAAAGCTGGTTTAATCAGTCCAGACGATGTCACGTTCTCTTATATTAAAGGACGTCAGTATGCTCCTAAAGGAGAACAGTTTGAAAAAGCAGTGGAAGCTTGGGCAGCTTTAGCAACAGATGAAGGTGCAACGTACGATGAAACGCTGGAAATTGATGCAGATACAATTGAACCTGTTGTAACATGGGGAACAAACCCGGCGATGAGTTCTTATGTTAGCAAGCAAGTTCCTACATTAGAAGAGTGTAAAACAGAAGCTGAGAGAAAGTCTTTGTCACGAGCACTTGAGTATATGGGCTTACAGCCTGGTATGGCAATAGAAGAGATTCCAGTTCAGCATGTATTTATCGGTTCATGTACGAATGCTCGTTTGTCTGATCTTCGTGACGTGGCAGCCTTTATTAAAGGAAAGAAAGTGTCACCAGATGTGCGAGCGATCATTGTACCAGGTTCTCAAAAAGTAAAGCGAGTGGCTGAAGAAGAAGGGTTATCTGCTATTTTTATTGAAGCAGGTTTTGATTGGAGAGACTCAGGCTGCAGCATGTGTCTAGGCATGAACTCTGACTTAGTTCCACAAGGCGAACACTGTGCGTCCACTTCTAACCGGAATTTTGAAGGACGTCAAGGAAAAGGCGCCAGAACGCATTTAGTAAGCCCGGTAATGGCAGCAGCGGCAGCGGTATATGGACATTTTGTTGATGTACGCAAACTACAAGAACAAGCGGTGCGATAA